The window GAGCACCAGCAGATGCCGGACGGCGGCGTGCACGACCGGGGCGGTACGGGCCCACGGCTCCCCGGCGAGCATCAGTCCGCAGGCGGTGGCCGCGAGCAGGGGTGGCCGACAGGCACGGAGCAGGGTCGGTGTGGGACCGGTGTGCCCGCGTGCGGCGACCAGTCGTGCCACGGCCTCCGTGAGCAGGTTGAGGCCGTAGGCGGCGACGGCGGCCGAAGCGGCGACGACGATCAGGCGGACGAGGCTCCACCCCATGGTGTGCGGTTCCCTTCCTCGGGTCGGTCCCGCGGGGGCGGTCCGCGGGAATGGGTCCCGCCTGCCCCCGGCTCCGCCGCCCACACCCGCCCCGGCCCCTCCGCCCGCTCCCCGGCCTGCCCGGCGGCCGATCGTCCCCCCCGCCGCCGCCGGATCCGCGCTGGGCCGGCCGGGTGACGTCTGACGGATCGTCGGCCCGGGTGCATACCGGGGCGGGGCCGGGGCAGGCGCCCCTACGACCGACCGCCGGCCCGGCGGTCGGACCTCGGCGGAGAAGGGAAACGTGATGACACAGATCGAGGAGTCGGTCCTGGTCGACGTGCCGCTCGCGGTGGCGTACGAACAGTGGCGGAAGGTCGAGGACTTCCCGCGCTTCATGCGCGGCGTGGTCAGCATCGAGCGGCGTGGCGGGGAGCTCACCCACTGGGTGGTCGGCGTGGCCGGCGCGCACCGCGAGTTCGACGCCGCGACGACCGAGGTGGTGCCGGACGAGCGGGTGGCCTGGGCCGCGGTGGCCGGGGAGGTCCGGCAGTCGGGCGTGGTGACGTTCCACCGTCTCGGGGAGGACTGCACGCGGATCATGCTC of the Kitasatospora sp. NBC_01246 genome contains:
- a CDS encoding SRPBCC family protein codes for the protein MTQIEESVLVDVPLAVAYEQWRKVEDFPRFMRGVVSIERRGGELTHWVVGVAGAHREFDAATTEVVPDERVAWAAVAGEVRQSGVVTFHRLGEDCTRIMLQLEVEPQGLLERIGEALGFVDRQVIDDLHDFKEFVEAAHGGPPSAPPGADPGTPRAA